From a region of the Haloferax volcanii DS2 genome:
- a CDS encoding Mrp/NBP35 family ATP-binding protein yields MDEADVRDRLRAVEDPDLGDDVVSLGLVNAVEVDGDTVRISLALGAPYSPAETDIGRRIREVLAEDGLEVDLTAKVPTDRDPDEEVLPGVKNIIAVASGKGGVGKSTVAVNLAAGLSKLGARVGLFDADIYGPNVPRMVAAEEAPQATQDQTIVPPEKYGMKLMSMAFLVGDDDPVIWRGPMVHQLLTQLVEDVEWGSLDYLVLDLPPGTGDTQLSILQTLPLTGAVIVTTPQNVALDDANKGLRMFGKHDTNVLGIVENMSTFRCPDCGNRHDIFGAGGGREFAASNDLPFLGALPLDPAVREGGDGGKPIVLEDDDETADAFRVMTENIADMVGIVQRRSVSER; encoded by the coding sequence ACGCCGTCGAGGTGGACGGCGACACCGTCCGTATCTCGCTCGCGCTCGGTGCGCCGTACTCTCCGGCGGAGACGGACATCGGCCGCCGAATCCGCGAGGTGCTCGCCGAGGACGGGCTGGAGGTCGACCTCACCGCCAAAGTGCCGACCGACCGCGACCCCGACGAGGAGGTGCTCCCCGGCGTGAAGAACATCATCGCCGTCGCCTCCGGGAAGGGCGGCGTCGGCAAATCGACGGTCGCCGTGAACCTCGCGGCCGGCCTCTCGAAGCTCGGCGCGCGCGTCGGCCTGTTCGACGCCGACATCTACGGGCCGAACGTCCCGCGGATGGTCGCCGCCGAGGAAGCGCCGCAGGCGACCCAAGACCAGACCATCGTCCCGCCGGAGAAGTACGGGATGAAGCTCATGTCGATGGCGTTCCTCGTCGGCGACGACGACCCGGTCATCTGGCGCGGCCCGATGGTCCACCAGCTGCTCACCCAACTCGTCGAGGACGTGGAGTGGGGCAGCCTCGACTACCTCGTGCTCGACCTGCCGCCGGGCACGGGCGACACCCAACTGTCAATCCTCCAGACGCTCCCGCTCACGGGCGCGGTCATCGTCACGACCCCGCAGAACGTCGCCCTCGACGACGCCAACAAGGGCCTCCGGATGTTCGGCAAGCACGACACGAACGTCCTCGGCATCGTCGAGAACATGAGCACGTTCCGGTGTCCCGACTGCGGGAACCGCCACGACATCTTCGGCGCGGGCGGCGGCCGCGAGTTCGCCGCCTCGAACGACCTGCCGTTCCTCGGGGCGCTCCCGCTCGACCCGGCCGTCCGCGAGGGCGGCGACGGCGGCAAGCCCATCGTCCTCGAAGACGACGACGAGACGGCCGACGCGTTCCGCGTGATGACCGAGAACATCGCCGACATGGTCGGTATCGTCCAGCGGCGGAGCGTCAGCGAGCGATGA
- a CDS encoding GNAT family N-acetyltransferase translates to MRATERPTFESEASKVIYEYVERHGTAKRNVLLDVAPVPSDEFRTELDRLKSRGYLEEDGGTLQLALDVGTIEEHDTDAGIVTIRPGRQRDFEGLIDAIRDVTSEETYVVAETIAEQLLYDEAVTRHNRVESRVFFVATLGEEVVGWTHLDLPQVSRIRETAQQTVGVKEDYRGAGIGSLLLRRGLDWAEANGFRKVYNSVPMTNDRALEFLGDHDWETEAIRRDHYTIGDEHVDEVMMAYRF, encoded by the coding sequence ATGCGAGCGACCGAGCGCCCGACGTTCGAATCCGAGGCGAGCAAGGTTATCTACGAGTACGTCGAGCGGCACGGCACCGCCAAGCGAAACGTCCTCCTCGACGTCGCGCCCGTGCCGTCCGACGAGTTCCGAACCGAACTCGACCGACTGAAATCGCGCGGCTACCTCGAAGAAGACGGCGGCACGCTCCAGTTGGCGCTCGACGTAGGCACCATCGAGGAACACGACACCGACGCCGGCATCGTCACTATCCGGCCCGGCCGTCAACGCGACTTCGAGGGCCTCATCGACGCGATTCGAGACGTGACCTCCGAGGAGACGTACGTCGTCGCCGAGACCATCGCCGAACAACTCCTCTACGACGAGGCGGTCACGCGTCACAACCGCGTCGAGTCCCGCGTGTTCTTCGTCGCGACGCTCGGCGAGGAGGTCGTCGGCTGGACGCACCTCGACCTCCCGCAGGTGTCGCGCATCCGCGAGACCGCCCAGCAGACCGTCGGCGTCAAGGAGGACTACCGCGGGGCGGGCATCGGCAGCCTCCTGTTGCGCCGCGGCCTCGACTGGGCCGAAGCCAACGGCTTCCGGAAAGTGTACAACAGCGTCCCGATGACGAACGACCGCGCGCTGGAGTTCCTCGGCGACCACGACTGGGAGACCGAGGCGATTCGCAGAGACCACTACACCATCGGTGACGAACACGTCGACGAGGTGATGATGGCGTACCGGTTCTGA
- the udk gene encoding uridine kinase, translating into MTIPSFVIGIAGGSGAGKTTVARLITENVGESVTRIPIDNYYKDQSHLDMAEREQVNYDHPSAFEWDLLYEQLSELMEGRAVEMPQYDFEIHNRKSERETVEPTDVIILEGILALYDEDVNEMLDLRLYVETDADVRILRRIQRDAIDRGRDLQGVIDQYLSTVKPMHEQFIEPTKKHADLIIPEGANSVAVTLLEEKVQAEVEGDETRTWERDAIEREVQERASSRGSGN; encoded by the coding sequence ATGACCATCCCGTCGTTCGTCATCGGTATCGCCGGGGGCAGCGGTGCCGGAAAGACGACCGTGGCTCGACTCATCACGGAGAACGTCGGTGAGTCCGTGACCCGGATTCCGATTGACAACTACTACAAAGACCAGAGTCACCTCGATATGGCCGAACGCGAGCAGGTGAACTACGACCACCCCTCCGCGTTCGAGTGGGACCTGCTGTACGAACAGCTCTCGGAGCTCATGGAGGGACGGGCGGTCGAGATGCCGCAGTACGACTTCGAGATTCACAACCGAAAGTCCGAGCGTGAGACCGTCGAGCCGACTGACGTCATCATTCTCGAAGGGATTCTCGCGCTCTACGACGAGGACGTAAACGAGATGCTCGACCTTCGGCTCTACGTCGAGACCGACGCCGACGTTCGCATCCTCCGGCGCATCCAGCGCGACGCCATTGACCGCGGACGCGACCTCCAGGGGGTCATCGACCAGTACCTCTCGACGGTCAAGCCGATGCACGAGCAGTTCATCGAACCGACGAAGAAACACGCCGACCTCATCATCCCCGAAGGGGCAAACAGCGTCGCCGTCACGCTGCTCGAAGAGAAGGTTCAGGCCGAAGTCGAGGGCGACGAGACGCGCACCTGGGAGCGCGACGCCATCGAACGGGAGGTCCAAGAGCGGGCCTCGTCCCGCGGGTCCGGAAACTAA
- a CDS encoding DUF5785 family protein gives MDWPHDPDGEEGSEGGRKYGQAVIAKKVDEDEDFPLNKAAFVEEYGDHPIRLDSERVVSLSDIFEHVEGEEFDDFVELHKAVGKAMRENDFWFYEGAAQFVTGKKA, from the coding sequence ATGGATTGGCCACACGACCCGGACGGCGAAGAGGGGAGCGAAGGCGGACGCAAGTACGGCCAGGCGGTCATCGCGAAGAAGGTCGACGAAGACGAGGACTTCCCGCTGAACAAAGCGGCGTTCGTCGAGGAGTACGGCGACCACCCCATCCGACTCGACTCCGAGCGCGTCGTCTCGCTTTCGGACATCTTCGAACACGTCGAAGGTGAGGAGTTCGACGACTTCGTCGAACTACACAAGGCCGTCGGCAAGGCGATGCGCGAAAACGACTTCTGGTTCTACGAGGGCGCAGCGCAGTTCGTCACCGGTAAGAAGGCGTAA
- a CDS encoding uracil-DNA glycosylase — translation MDAHQRQFRNPFSMDTDCTNCSGLCETREQVVHGYGDVGAEFLFVGEAPTAAAERTGVPFTGDEAGRRVQRILGDLGFVRSEPDADEPDVQNVFFTYLTRCRHPDRGPSDDEVATCEPYLNAEVRMINPHIIVPVGQAALEALAFDYTTRAADSFDVDAEHATTIRGRGFELVPMKEPERLTDADAEAFVEHVRESVFGRDYRQTKGRQSR, via the coding sequence GTGGACGCACACCAACGCCAGTTCCGGAACCCCTTCTCGATGGACACCGACTGCACGAACTGCTCGGGGCTCTGCGAGACGCGCGAGCAGGTCGTCCACGGCTACGGCGACGTGGGCGCGGAGTTCCTGTTCGTCGGCGAGGCTCCGACCGCGGCCGCGGAACGGACGGGCGTCCCTTTCACCGGCGACGAGGCCGGACGGCGCGTCCAGCGCATCCTCGGCGACCTCGGCTTCGTCCGGTCCGAACCGGACGCCGACGAGCCGGACGTACAGAACGTCTTTTTCACGTATCTCACGCGCTGTCGACACCCCGACCGCGGGCCGAGCGACGACGAGGTTGCGACCTGCGAGCCCTACCTGAACGCGGAGGTTCGGATGATAAACCCGCACATCATCGTTCCCGTCGGACAGGCCGCGCTGGAGGCGCTCGCGTTCGATTACACCACGCGCGCGGCCGACAGCTTCGACGTCGACGCGGAGCACGCGACGACCATCCGCGGCCGCGGCTTCGAACTCGTCCCGATGAAGGAGCCGGAGCGCCTGACCGACGCCGACGCCGAGGCGTTCGTCGAACACGTCCGCGAGTCCGTGTTCGGCCGGGACTACCGGCAGACGAAGGGACGGCAGAGTCGCTGA